A stretch of the Streptosporangium sp. NBC_01755 genome encodes the following:
- a CDS encoding DUF6248 family natural product biosynthesis protein translates to MTPAEAEWVRANIWTKPMRKQHRDVPLAASTCACQSGLTHWCQPDIGQHDRCRRATPLPTWETLICDRSGVYPVHHAEPHQHPTPSITGPRYGCRAQVYLADRICQWICPCAHHANTRPPAAPEPETVPRTSWTYELVELPLFDLAT, encoded by the coding sequence GTGACTCCGGCCGAGGCCGAGTGGGTGCGGGCCAACATCTGGACCAAGCCCATGCGCAAGCAGCACCGAGACGTCCCCCTCGCCGCCAGCACATGCGCCTGCCAGTCCGGCCTCACCCACTGGTGCCAGCCCGACATCGGCCAGCACGACCGCTGCCGCCGAGCCACCCCGCTCCCGACGTGGGAGACGCTGATCTGCGACCGCAGCGGCGTCTACCCCGTCCACCACGCCGAGCCGCACCAGCACCCCACACCGTCGATCACCGGGCCGCGCTACGGGTGCAGGGCGCAGGTGTACCTGGCCGACCGCATCTGTCAGTGGATCTGCCCCTGCGCCCACCACGCCAACACCCGGCCGCCGGCTGCTCCGGAGCCCGAGACCGTACCGCGGACCTCGTGGACCTACGAGCTGGTCGAGCTCCCGCTGTTCGACCTCGCCACCTGA
- a CDS encoding J domain-containing protein yields MFSRADLKPCRRCHQPVRWTRTQAGKPFGVNPDPDPAGNTAVMRDAAGTLRSRRVSAASRIQPHERLMMPHVATCTPRASRVPPPPRTPPRPSQGRTGGMYDVLGVTTSATSTEIRSAYRRLARQLHPDLNPHAGDRFKQVTEAYSVLSDPAKRATYDLTGRRPR; encoded by the coding sequence ATGTTCAGCCGAGCCGACCTGAAGCCCTGCCGCCGCTGCCACCAGCCCGTCCGCTGGACCCGCACCCAGGCCGGGAAGCCCTTCGGCGTCAACCCCGACCCCGACCCGGCGGGCAACACGGCGGTCATGCGCGACGCCGCTGGCACGCTCCGCTCCCGCCGAGTGTCGGCCGCGTCCAGGATTCAGCCTCACGAGCGCCTGATGATGCCTCACGTGGCGACGTGCACCCCTCGGGCATCTCGGGTACCCCCGCCCCCACGAACCCCTCCACGGCCATCTCAGGGCCGCACAGGGGGCATGTACGACGTCCTCGGAGTCACCACCTCCGCGACGTCCACCGAGATCCGTTCGGCGTACCGGCGCCTCGCCCGCCAACTCCACCCCGACCTCAACCCGCACGCCGGTGACCGCTTCAAGCAGGTCACCGAGGCGTACAGCGTCCTGTCCGACCCCGCCAAGCGCGCCACCTACGACCTCACCGGCCGCCGACCCCGATAG
- a CDS encoding DNA cytosine methyltransferase, with protein MTTSATLLAVPARLDGWDSMPSGLLIPRTTPPPRRRDKPIAVEFFAGAGGFSLGFKYAGWHVAAAVEWDLHAAATYLCNLGGPETIVHFDDPDRWAAWQKFNGDEKHRWVKAGAPVGFAGAGTGWIASGGHDGPPPADCTCAPCVKAVPCEQFWIADVRRLTGAEILDALGMEVGEVDAVIGGPPCQGFSASGKRDVMDPRNSLVFDYARLVLEISPKTFVMENVPGIVNMVTPEGVPVLDAFCRVLSDGGFAAYDALKRTLQAQAGSTGFVRDDNVRKSGKASRKQPSKPAQPQLDLFGEALS; from the coding sequence ATGACCACGTCCGCCACCCTGCTCGCCGTCCCCGCTCGCCTCGACGGCTGGGACTCCATGCCCTCCGGCCTCCTCATCCCCCGCACCACACCCCCACCCCGGCGCCGAGACAAACCGATCGCCGTCGAGTTCTTCGCCGGAGCCGGCGGCTTCAGCCTCGGCTTCAAGTACGCAGGCTGGCACGTCGCCGCCGCCGTCGAATGGGACCTGCACGCCGCCGCCACCTACCTGTGCAACCTCGGCGGCCCCGAAACGATCGTCCACTTCGACGACCCCGACCGATGGGCCGCCTGGCAGAAATTCAACGGCGACGAGAAACACCGCTGGGTCAAAGCCGGCGCCCCAGTCGGATTCGCGGGCGCGGGCACCGGCTGGATCGCCAGCGGCGGCCACGACGGCCCACCGCCCGCAGACTGCACGTGCGCCCCCTGCGTCAAGGCGGTCCCCTGCGAGCAGTTCTGGATCGCCGACGTACGCCGACTCACGGGCGCCGAGATCCTCGACGCGCTCGGCATGGAAGTCGGCGAGGTCGACGCCGTCATCGGCGGCCCGCCCTGCCAGGGCTTCTCCGCCTCCGGAAAGCGCGACGTCATGGACCCCCGCAACTCACTGGTCTTCGACTACGCACGGCTCGTCCTGGAGATCAGCCCGAAGACGTTCGTCATGGAGAACGTCCCCGGCATCGTGAACATGGTCACCCCCGAAGGCGTGCCTGTGCTCGACGCGTTCTGCCGGGTGCTGTCCGACGGCGGGTTCGCCGCCTACGACGCCCTCAAGCGGACCCTTCAGGCGCAGGCCGGTTCGACTGGCTTCGTGCGCGACGACAACGTCCGGAAGAGCGGGAAGGCGTCGCGCAAGCAGCCGTCCAAGCCCGCCCAGCCGCAGCTCGACCTGTTCGGCGAGGCCCTGTCGTGA
- a CDS encoding zinc finger domain-containing protein — MTPVEAAVLTRRLIRLWPQQRIEDGTPDEWYVAALHAVDYQDADNALNNLVGVNTFVSLAEILAEVRRIRESRIARHPMPAPPAELTDNPGAYRDRVIQSTKQLADGLDVGRVLALGSGRPPTDEYNWARGLDRHPLRIAAKKVRCPWCKAGIGSACTTAAGRRLDQPAHDERLVAADLADWDDVGNSVRRVVLRQADLP; from the coding sequence ATGACACCTGTCGAAGCCGCAGTGCTCACCCGCCGTCTGATCCGCCTCTGGCCCCAGCAGCGCATCGAAGACGGCACCCCCGACGAGTGGTACGTCGCCGCCCTCCACGCCGTGGACTACCAGGACGCCGACAACGCCCTCAACAACCTCGTGGGCGTGAACACCTTCGTGTCCCTCGCCGAGATCCTCGCCGAGGTCCGCCGCATCCGGGAATCGCGGATCGCCCGCCACCCCATGCCAGCACCCCCGGCTGAACTCACCGACAACCCCGGCGCCTACCGCGACCGCGTGATCCAGTCCACGAAGCAGCTGGCCGACGGCCTCGACGTCGGCCGAGTCCTCGCCCTCGGCTCCGGCCGCCCGCCGACCGACGAGTACAACTGGGCCCGCGGCCTCGACCGGCACCCGCTGCGCATCGCCGCGAAGAAAGTCCGCTGCCCCTGGTGCAAGGCCGGGATCGGCAGCGCCTGCACCACCGCCGCCGGCCGCCGCCTCGACCAGCCCGCCCACGACGAGCGCCTGGTCGCCGCGGACCTCGCCGACTGGGACGACGTCGGCAACAGCGTCCGCCGCGTCGTTCTGCGCCAGGCGGACCTGCCGTGA